The Maridesulfovibrio zosterae DSM 11974 genome contains a region encoding:
- a CDS encoding GNAT family N-acetyltransferase → MIIRKAEHKDVNQIVHIFHETIHQINCEHYSPEQIQAWSPDYPESEKWYQKRIQAQTTFIAEKNSIILGFGEFESNGHLDCLYCHNEYIRQGIGSALLKRIEKEAFMLGMKTIYTESSITALPFFEAHDFTISKEQYVLRAGIMLKNFKMEKILTSCK, encoded by the coding sequence AAAGCAGAGCACAAAGATGTAAATCAGATTGTTCATATTTTTCATGAAACAATTCATCAAATTAATTGCGAACACTATTCACCTGAACAAATTCAAGCATGGTCACCGGATTATCCAGAATCAGAAAAATGGTATCAAAAAAGGATACAGGCTCAAACAACATTTATTGCTGAGAAAAATAGTATAATACTCGGTTTTGGAGAATTTGAGTCAAATGGACATTTGGATTGTTTATACTGCCATAATGAATACATTCGACAGGGAATTGGTTCTGCCCTGCTCAAGAGAATTGAAAAAGAAGCCTTTATGCTCGGGATGAAAACAATTTATACAGAGTCAAGCATTACAGCACTGCCTTTTTTTGAAGCACATGACTTTACTATCAGCAAGGAACAATATGTACTCAGGGCTGGAATAATGCTTAAAAATTTCAAAATGGAAAAGATACTGACTTCTTGCAAATAA
- a CDS encoding arsenate reductase ArsC has protein sequence MDKKLKILFLCTGNSCRSQMAEGWTKFLKNDLITVYSAGIETHGLNPSAVKVMAEAGVDISAHSSTHIDDFKDIPIDIVVTVCDHAHETCPFFPGGSKVVHVGFDDPPKMAAALAAKGVSEEEQLDCFRAVRDEIKAFVERLPEVLF, from the coding sequence ATGGATAAAAAATTAAAAATATTGTTTTTGTGCACTGGTAATTCATGTCGTAGTCAAATGGCTGAAGGGTGGACAAAATTTCTTAAAAACGATCTCATTACGGTTTATTCAGCAGGAATTGAAACTCATGGGCTGAATCCTAGTGCTGTCAAAGTTATGGCTGAAGCCGGAGTTGATATCTCCGCGCATTCTTCTACTCATATTGATGACTTTAAAGACATCCCTATAGATATTGTCGTAACGGTCTGTGACCATGCCCATGAGACATGTCCTTTTTTCCCGGGTGGCAGTAAGGTTGTTCATGTCGGATTTGATGATCCTCCGAAAATGGCTGCGGCATTAGCTGCAAAAGGAGTATCCGAGGAAGAACAATTGGACTGTTTTCGTGCTGTGCGTGATGAAATTAAAGCTTTTGTGGAAAGATTGCCTGAAGTTTTATTTTAG
- the rsgA gene encoding ribosome small subunit-dependent GTPase A, with product MSNKQYSLEELGWKKTFKDQLSTKEEEIFLPARVTMTHKGHVVVSTGDSEHLLKIAEKGIGSLNQQPTVGDWLLLDKNSIVPERLLERTSLLQRMAPGQEVKLQPIAANIDTLFIVSSCNSEFNLNRIERYICLALEAGVNFVLVLTKEDLTEEAQKYRKKAKKLFEDIETITINGKDHESVQKLHKWFEKGETVVLLGSSGVGKTTLLNTINGTTKEKTGSIRESDEKGRHTTTTRSLHVMPSGALLIDVPGIRELQLHDCQAGINRAFAEIVEAEDMCRFSDCSHQQEPGCAVRDALEQGTLDQRRLDNYLKLKEEAEKNTDNIAEKQKRKSGKKNKYSRKWKK from the coding sequence TTGAGTAACAAACAATATTCACTGGAAGAACTCGGCTGGAAAAAGACTTTTAAAGATCAGCTGAGTACGAAAGAAGAAGAAATTTTTCTCCCGGCCAGAGTCACCATGACTCACAAAGGTCACGTAGTAGTTTCAACAGGTGACTCAGAGCATCTATTAAAAATTGCTGAAAAAGGGATTGGCAGCCTCAATCAACAACCTACAGTCGGAGACTGGCTGCTACTTGATAAAAACTCTATCGTTCCGGAAAGACTTCTTGAACGTACAAGCCTGCTGCAACGAATGGCGCCGGGACAAGAAGTAAAACTCCAACCCATTGCCGCCAATATCGATACTCTTTTTATTGTTTCATCCTGCAATTCAGAATTTAATTTAAATCGTATTGAAAGATATATATGCCTTGCCCTTGAGGCTGGGGTAAATTTTGTTCTGGTCCTTACAAAAGAAGATCTGACCGAAGAAGCCCAAAAATATCGCAAGAAAGCAAAAAAACTTTTTGAAGATATCGAAACAATTACTATCAACGGCAAGGACCATGAAAGCGTGCAAAAGCTGCACAAATGGTTCGAAAAAGGTGAAACAGTTGTTCTTTTAGGGTCTTCAGGTGTCGGCAAGACAACTCTTCTAAATACGATTAACGGCACTACAAAAGAAAAGACCGGCTCAATCCGTGAATCAGATGAAAAGGGACGACATACAACCACAACAAGATCCTTACACGTTATGCCGTCAGGGGCTTTACTGATCGATGTTCCTGGAATCAGAGAATTACAACTGCACGACTGTCAGGCGGGAATAAATAGAGCTTTTGCCGAAATTGTCGAAGCTGAAGACATGTGCAGGTTTTCAGATTGCAGCCACCAACAGGAACCGGGATGTGCTGTACGAGATGCACTTGAGCAAGGTACACTTGATCAAAGACGACTGGATAATTACTTGAAACTAAAAGAAGAAGCAGAAAAAAATACCGATAATATTGCGGAAAAACAAAAACGGAAATCAGGGAAAAAAAATAAATACTCCCGTAAATGGAAGAAATAG